ACACACACCTTTATCTGGCCTTTGTTGAACTAAATGGATGTCCTTCAGGTGCCTTTGCTTCTCAGTATCAGAGGAAGGAGGTTTTGGTAAAGTGGACACAAATCCTCTGGCTTTTGTGGGCCTCATGTAACCTTTTAACGGTTCGGATGCCTTTACCGTTTCTTCGAATTTGCTGGGGATattttttagcaatttttcaGAGGGTGgtggtgttttttctttcttaacaGTTACAGGCACTGATTCTGTTTTAATTTTAGAGACCTCTTTTACGATTTCACCTGAATGAGAAGGTTTTGGAGGACTTGCAGGTGATTCATCCAGAAGCTTTTCCCTCTCGGTCTTAGAGGGGCCTTTCTCTAGACTGGCAACCAATGACAGTTCATCCTCAGGCAAATGTGGTTCTGTTATGCTCTCTGTAGGCAATAGTAGAGAAGGCTGCTCCTTTTCTAATGGCTGACTGAGACTGGACAGATCCAAATGCCCAAGTTTCTCTTCAACAATACATTTTTCGCTACAGATTGGAGCAGCAATGGAACCTTCAAGCATTCCCGTAGTAGCTTCAAGCGATGCTTCAGGGTGAAAATCTATTAAACTTGTTGCAACGCTTTTGTTGTCAACTGCTAACAAGTTGCTTCCAGACAAATCGACAACCCAGTTTTCAGATTCCTCTAATTTAGACAAATTTTCACCATCACTTTTCTGAacttcaatattattttgttcctTTAGCTTAGAGGTCTTGCATTTGTCATCTGGGCAGGCTACGACTGCCACTTCAGTAAGGTGGGCAGTTTTACCGTGGCTCCGGATTTTATTTTCTTGGCCAAGGTTTGGTAGCTCATTCTTCGAGTCTATATTGTCTAAAGAACGAGCCACCAAAGAATATAATGTGTCAGGTTTGTCAACTGAGGTTTTCAGGTCTTTTTGGAGAGTGGATTTATCTTTAATCTCGGGTGTTACTATGTCTTTGATATTAATATCAGCTGACACTGCTGTAAGTATTGAAATATCATCATTGAGATGTTTTGGTAAATCTAAATGTTCAGATTTGTCTAGCTTACATATTTGGTCTATGTTCTGGACCTTGGGAAATGTGGTGAATATATCAGGTTTAACGTTTAAGGATTCAGCAAGCTGCGTATCATGTTCCTTTTCTTTTACGGCATGGTCAGCAACAGCCATTATTTCCTTAGAGGGAGCTACTACATCTGCTGGGGAATCTACAACATTGCTTTGTACAATCTCAGATTCAGGCTTCCTCTGGTTTCCAAGTATCTCAGGTAACACTGAACTTGTTGTCTTCTCTGCCCCGTGTGCACGCTTTAGAGAGCCTCGTTCACTTCTGCCAACACTAGAAACGGTTTCTTTAGGTTTCCTTGTTCCGCTTCCTTCAAACACAGCAGCAGGCTCAGAATATGAATGCGGCCCACTGTCCGTAGCTTCACTGGCTTTAATTTCTGCCTTCATTTTGGATTTtcctcttttgttttttatttgacgTTGAAATAGAAAGCTGTCCTCACCAAGGCATTTGTTATCTCCAGCTTCAAATGTAACAGGAGACGGTTGTTCAAGCGCAATAGTCTCCTTTTCAATGATGCCAAGTGGttcaaaaattgtttcttttGGTGCAAGACTTTGAGAAGAGGAGTTATCGACAACCAAAATGGAATCTGGTGCTGCCACATCTGCATTTAATACAGATTCTGAATAGGGGCGTAAACTTCTATTCCTTCTCTCATTTTCTCTCTTTGGCTTATCCCATTTGGCAGAGGCTGAAGGCCGAGGTATTATACCAAAGTCAGGGTCTAAGCCCTGAAGATTTACACTTGCAAAATCTGATTCTGGTAAAACCTGCACTAAACTCTGACTGCTGGATACAGATTTAACAGCCTGACCTTCAGAACTATTGGGTTGTTTAAGTTGTGTGCGGTCAGTGTTATTGTTCCTTTGGTCTTGCTCTGCCATATTGACAACAGCAGTTACAGTTTCTTGCTTAGTGTCTTCTTTGTCATCAGACTTTTCAACTGAGGGCTTATCTTTTCTGCTAGCTTGCTCCTCTTTACCTATGCGGTTAGGTTTACACCCTCCAGTCTCTGGTACGTTATGTATTGGTTTGAAATCTTCTGAAGGCCCTGAAATCCAGTTATCATTCAGTCTTCCATCTGCCTTTTTTGTCTTATCACAAAGTAAGTTGGCAGCTTCCAGCTGCGATTTTGCCATATCTGCTTCTAGAATAGGATCTTCAGGCAAGTTTGCAGAGGGACAGGTAGTTGTTTTTGTATCTGTAGTAGATTTATACGTCTCTGAATGTTCAGGCTGCTGGACCTCTTTAAGGACATGTTTTAAATAGGGGCATTTAGTAAGGACTTTGTCAGTCAATGCGACATTAGCCTCCATTTGGTCTAAAGATTTTTCTGGTTCATGTAAAATGCTTCCCCAGTTGTCTAAAGGAgttttatctttcagtgctgcATCTAGAGCCATGTATTGAGATTCTGCAATTGTGTAGGGATTTTTCCCCATAATATTTTGAGGGTCCTGTTTTTCATTTGTGAAACACTGTGCAGGTAGGCTGGCCTCTACTTTCGCTTCCTTTTCTATAGCTTCTCTTGTTGATGAGCATGTTGTTGAAAACATAAGGGGGTCATGGATTTGTTCTACTTCTCTCATCAAGTGTTTTCTCCTCACAGACTTGTGTTGCCCCAGGGGTTCAGAGCCTGAGACTTGGAGCTCAGATTGAGCTCTAATATTTAAATCTAAGTCATCTTCCACAAAAAACTCAGATACTTTAGTTTGGGTGTTCTTCTTCTGTTttggttttttctttttcttcttcatcaatGCCTGAGCACTGTCAATTTCCCCACCATCTTTAAAGGTTTCTTGTCTGTTCTCCATGAGGTCGTGAGCTTTCTTATGCAAATCTTTGGCTCTAGAGACCAAGAAACCCCTGCTTTCAGCACTCTGCCTACCTAAGTGTGGTTCTGCAAGGACACCTGAAACAGGAACCACTGTAGATTTTGTTCTGCCAAATCTGCGGTCACTTGTTTTGTAACCTCGCTTTAAGGATGCTGTAGGTATAACAGgaacaaatatttgctttcatgaCCCATATATATACAGCACGATTACTATAGTTAGGCTAAAAGAAGGACATTAACcagcacaaaataaatgtttctaaacaTTGCTATAGAAATACAGTTTTGTGGCTTTTACTGCTTTGAGCAACACAGAAAAAATGTGGGTCCATTAGCAGTAACACCCTGGATAagatttcttttaatatttaaccCAGTATCATCATCATTAAGTATCATCACAAATCCAAGTTCAGCAGTATACATTTTAGAAAAGAATGACCTTAAGGCTGTATATATACTGCTTAAAGCTCAACTGTAATGGCTGTTAGACCAAATGGGTAGTTAATTTACAGAACGGCCTGCAGAGAGAATAGATAGGCTTAGACCTGCCGAACAGGCAAATCAAAAATgcaattgtatatatttattggatGCTACTTATCCAAACCATTTCTTCTTTCACTGAATCCAAGATTAATTTTCCTAAAAGCTAAAAGTTTGCTTTGAAGACTTTAAGAGAATGCTCTAGATTCCTACTGACAGAAGGAGCCTAAACATACAATAGCTTAGCCACAGAAAATACTTCAGTCAGCAACGAGTCTATTTAAAGTACGAGCAACAAAAACAGTACCTAAAAATTGTAAATGATACCAGCTACGATGGTAAGACCAAATGTATGAATATATTGGAACTGCCTTAAATTTCCCAAGCAGGTAAGGctcattaattaataataaaggcTTTAAATTACCTTGAATATCTTGGGGAAATTCGACATGAGACACTGCTTTATGCTCATCGTCTTTCTCAGGTGCAGTTTCTGCAACAGATGATGGTTCTTCCACTGGACTTCCTGCAGAGGGTTTTTGCTCTAAAGGTGCCTCTTCAAAATCAAGCTCTGCTTGTTGGGCTGGGATATCTTCAGGAACATGTAAGGTTTCTATTCTGTTTTCATCCAAAATATCAGTTTTTGGAGTTGACAAAACCCTGGCTTCGTGTGTGGGGGAAATCAAAACAGGTGGGGCCAAAACCTCAGCTTCAGGTGTGTCAGGGGCCAAAACCTCAGCTTCAGGTGTGTCAGGGGCCAAAACCTCAGCTTCAGGTGTGCCAGGGGCCAAAACCTCAGCTTTAGGTGTGCCAGGGGCCAAAACCTCAGCTTCGGGTGTGTCAGGGGTCAAAACCTCAGCTTCGGGTGTGTCAGGGGTCAAAACCTCAGCTTCAGGTGTGGCAGGGGACAACAACTCAGATTCAGGTGTGGCTAGGGCCAACAACTCCGCTTCAGGTGTGGCAGGGGCCAACAACTCAGCTTCAGGTGTGGCAGGGACCAACAACTCAGCTTCAGGTGTGGCAGGGGCCAACAACTCAGCTTCAGGTGTGGCAGGGACCAACAACTCAGCTTCAGGTGTGGCAGGGGCCAACAACTCAGCTTCAGGTGTGGCAGGGGCCAACAACTCAGCTTCAGGTGTGGCAGGGGCCAACAACTCAGCTTCAGGTGTGGCTAGGGCCAACAACTCAGCTTCAGTTTTTAGAGGCGACCAATCCTGTTCTTCAGTTTTGGGAGTGGACAAATAATCGTCAGCTTTGCTAGACAAAAAATCTTCACATGGAAGTTGTGGCTGGTAGTTTTGGTGTTCCTCCTCTAGAATTAGCTCTTGCTCAGAAGGGGTTTCAACAGCTTGGGGAATCAAGGTATCAGATTTGCATTCTTCTAAAACGAGGTCTAGTTTTTCTAATGGGATTTCGCCAGTTTGATGTTCTGCTTCCTCTAATTCTAGAAGCTCTTCATTATTAGTAGATCCTTCTCTATCCCTTTCTTCAATGACCGGTTTGTTTACTGTGT
This is a stretch of genomic DNA from Xenopus laevis strain J_2021 chromosome 6S, Xenopus_laevis_v10.1, whole genome shotgun sequence. It encodes these proteins:
- the map4.S gene encoding uncharacterized protein map4.S isoform X5, with product MADLGHNFSLQDALTDGPAETEPEVKQDFITSLENEKFEDEVGETCDKSNYVPLLDDDDIKEPKNKLEHSAAPHESIMENGEHNLGENEVTDPFRSNHNENVLLDLPPFDTTNRPALLEHFEAEGTVSELNPFEEGWLTDSNSKTEGTDTPSEDISEITTGHTPSDCSIRVPLPLTQSDNMAGIWQPTAEEQLALSPHHPAEPYRSPEEATLLLPEGQASFDTYLHEGSREFKFQDQEKPEYEGAAELISCISFDAPLDPCAEPLRGNESLHESEEHAKESLIVEPAYSTVNEDSPEYLSVDAPNAQLVEQVDKAALLPAEGQLNEEVGQPAIAEDTVNKPVIEERDREGSTNNEELLELEEAEHQTGEIPLEKLDLVLEECKSDTLIPQAVETPSEQELILEEEHQNYQPQLPCEDFLSSKADDYLSTPKTEEQDWSPLKTEAELLALATPEAELLAPATPEAELLAPATPEAELLAPATPEAELLVPATPEAELLAPATPEAELLVPATPEAELLAPATPEAELLALATPESELLSPATPEAEVLTPDTPEAEVLTPDTPEAEVLAPGTPKAEVLAPGTPEAEVLAPDTPEAEVLAPDTPEAEVLAPPVLISPTHEARVLSTPKTDILDENRIETLHVPEDIPAQQAELDFEEAPLEQKPSAGSPVEEPSSVAETAPEKDDEHKAVSHVEFPQDIQASLKRGYKTSDRRFGRTKSTVVPVSGVLAEPHLGRQSAESRGFLVSRAKDLHKKAHDLMENRQETFKDGGEIDSAQALMKKKKKKPKQKKNTQTKVSEFFVEDDLDLNIRAQSELQVSGSEPLGQHKSVRRKHLMREVEQIHDPLMFSTTCSSTREAIEKEAKVEASLPAQCFTNEKQDPQNIMGKNPYTIAESQYMALDAALKDKTPLDNWGSILHEPEKSLDQMEANVALTDKVLTKCPYLKHVLKEVQQPEHSETYKSTTDTKTTTCPSANLPEDPILEADMAKSQLEAANLLCDKTKKADGRLNDNWISGPSEDFKPIHNVPETGGCKPNRIGKEEQASRKDKPSVEKSDDKEDTKQETVTAVVNMAEQDQRNNNTDRTQLKQPNSSEGQAVKSVSSSQSLVQVLPESDFASVNLQGLDPDFGIIPRPSASAKWDKPKRENERRNRSLRPYSESVLNADVAAPDSILVVDNSSSQSLAPKETIFEPLGIIEKETIALEQPSPVTFEAGDNKCLGEDSFLFQRQIKNKRGKSKMKAEIKASEATDSGPHSYSEPAAVFEGSGTRKPKETVSSVGRSERGSLKRAHGAEKTTSSVLPEILGNQRKPESEIVQSNVVDSPADVVAPSKEIMAVADHAVKEKEHDTQLAESLNVKPDIFTTFPKVQNIDQICKLDKSEHLDLPKHLNDDISILTAVSADINIKDIVTPEIKDKSTLQKDLKTSVDKPDTLYSLVARSLDNIDSKNELPNLGQENKIRSHGKTAHLTEVAVVACPDDKCKTSKLKEQNNIEVQKSDGENLSKLEESENWVVDLSGSNLLAVDNKSVATSLIDFHPEASLEATTGMLEGSIAAPICSEKCIVEEKLGHLDLSSLSQPLEKEQPSLLLPTESITEPHLPEDELSLVASLEKGPSKTEREKLLDESPASPPKPSHSGEIVKEVSKIKTESVPVTVKKEKTPPPSEKLLKNIPSKFEETVKASEPLKGYMRPTKARGFVSTLPKPPSSDTEKQRHLKDIHLVQQRPDKATPETVEPAAAATESEKTSPPSKKLPPSPERKAKTSAATPSKTPLSKSKVTGAAAAPSPKKPVSATPTQKKSASPAPASTTTPKRPLSSVSRLTSATPKDSKPKTLDLKSPVKSPDKKPAVPKQTPTSTTPRASVKASPVASKGSTTTAAAAPTTASTAPKSAVTPKRPTAPKNDVKPAEVKRIPSTKSPTEASRPKSVPADLTKANGPAAAPTRPRTTKPAVPKTTGASSTAVEAKKLPSARTAPLSKPSAAPLSKTSTAPLSKTTAAPKQPRPATVPDLKNIRSKIGSTDNIKHQPGGGKQVDKKPVPISTARKPVPPAVPKTATAAKSTDTKETAQKQSNGKVTNAAKPATGGTRPQASGAHKPASANVQILNKKIEMSKVSSKCGTKPSMKHKPGAAEANIGNSIKEEAAKTTQEESVKVEESQNTGEQVVPSQNGDPVTPTEFPKQEAQENGVGERSPAEGDNERESFSTLIPETSV
- the map4.S gene encoding protein piccolo isoform X8 — encoded protein: MADLGHNFSLQDALTDGPAETEPEVKQDFITSLENEKFEDEVGETCDKSNYVPLLDDDDIKEPKNKLEHSAAPHESIMENGEHNLGENEVTDPFRSNHNENVLLDLPPFDTTNRPALLEHFEAEGTVSELNPFEEGWLTDSNSKTEGTDTPSEDISEITTGHTPSDCSIRVPLPLTQSDNMAGIWQPTAEEQLALSPHHPAEPYRSPEEATLLLPEGQASFDTYLHEGSREFKFQDQEKPEYEGAAELISCISFDAPLDPCAEPLRGNESLHESEEHAKESLIVEPAYSTVNEDSPEYLSVDAPNAQLVEQVDKAALLPAEGQLNEEVGQPAIAEDTVNKPVIEERDREGSTNNEELLELEEAEHQTGEIPLEKLDLVLEECKSDTLIPQAVETPSEQELILEEEHQNYQPQLPCEDFLSSKADDYLSTPKTEEQDWSPLKTEAELLALATPEAELLAPATPEAELLAPATPEAELLAPATPEAELLVPATPEAELLAPATPEAELLVPATPEAELLAPATPEAELLALATPESELLSPATPEAEVLTPDTPEAEVLTPDTPEAEVLAPGTPKAEVLAPGTPEAEVLAPDTPEAEVLAPDTPEAEVLAPPVLISPTHEARVLSTPKTDILDENRIETLHVPEDIPAQQAELDFEEAPLEQKPSAGSPVEEPSSVAETAPEKDDEHKAVSHVEFPQDIQASLKRGYKTSDRRFGRTKSTVVPVSGVLAEPHLGRQSAESRGFLVSRAKDLHKKAHDLMENRQETFKDGGEIDSAQALMKKKKKKPKQKKNTQTKVSEFFVEDDLDLNIRAQSELQVSGSEPLGQHKSVRRKHLMREVEQIHDPLMFSTTCSSTREAIEKEAKVEASLPAQCFTNEKQDPQNIMGKNPYTIAESQYMALDAALKDKTPLDNWGSILHEPEKSLDQMEANVALTDKVLTKCPYLKHVLKEVQQPEHSETYKSTTDTKTTTCPSANLPEDPILEADMAKSQLEAANLLCDKTKKADGRLNDNWISGPSEDFKPIHNVPETGGCKPNRIGKEEQASRKDKPSVEKSDDKEDTKQETVTAVVNMAEQDQRNNNTDRTQLKQPNSSEGQAVKSVSSSQSLVQVLPESDFASVNLQGLDPDFGIIPRPSASAKWDKPKRENERRNRSLRPYSESVLNADVAAPDSILVVDNSSSQSLAPKETIFEPLGIIEKETIALEQPSPVTFEAGDNKCLGEDSFLFQRQIKNKRGKSKMKAEIKASEATDSGPHSYSEPAAVFEGSGTRKPKETVSSVGRSERGSLKRAHGAEKTTSSVLPEILGNQRKPESEIVQSNVVDSPADVVAPSKEIMAVADHAVKEKEHDTQLAESLNVKPDIFTTFPKVQNIDQICKLDKSEHLDLPKHLNDDISILTAVSADINIKDIVTPEIKDKSTLQKDLKTSVDKPDTLYSLVARSLDNIDSKNELPNLGQENKIRSHGKTAHLTEVAVVACPDDKCKTSKLKEQNNIEVQKSDGENLSKLEESENWVVDLSGSNLLAVDNKSVATSLIDFHPEASLEATTGMLEGSIAAPICSEKCIVEEKLGHLDLSSLSQPLEKEQPSLLLPTESITEPHLPEDELSLVASLEKGPSKTEREKLLDESPASPPKPSHSGEIVKEVSKIKTESVPVTVKKEKTPPPSEKLLKNIPSKFEETVKASEPLKGYMRPTKARGFVSTLPKPPSSDTEKQRHLKDIHLVQQRPDKATPETVEPAAAATESEKTSPPSKKLPPSPERKAKTSAATPSKTPLSKSKVTGAAAAPSPKKPVSATPTQKKSASPAPASTTTPKRPLSSVSRLTSATPKDSKPKTLDLKSPVKSPDKKPAVPKQTPTSTTPRASVKASPVASKGSTTTAAAAPTTASTAPKSAVTPKRPTAPKNDVKPAEVKRIPSTKSPTEASRPKSVPADLTKANGPAAAPTRPRTTKPAVPKTTGASSTAVEAKKLPSARTAPLSKPSAAPLSKTSTAPLSKTTAAPKQPRPATVPDLKNIRSKIGSTDNIKHQPGGGKVTNAAKPATGGTRPQASGAHKPASANVQILNKKIEMSKVSSKCGTKPSMKHKPGAAEANIGNSIKEEAAKTTQEESVKVEESQNTGEQVVPSQNGDPVTPTEFPKQEAQENGVGERSPAEGDNERESFSTLIPETSV
- the map4.S gene encoding uncharacterized protein map4.S isoform X4; the protein is MADLGHNFSLQDALTDGPAETEPEVKQDFITSLENEKFEDEVGETCDKSNYVPLLDDDDIKEPKNKLEHSAAPHESIMENGEHNLGENEVTDPFRSNHNENVLLDLPPFDTTNRPALLEHFEAEGTVSELNPFEEGWLTDSNSKTEGTDTPSEDISEITTGHTPSDCSIRVPLPLTQSDNMAGIWQPTAEEQLALSPHHPAEPYRSPEEATLLLPEGQASFDTYLHEGSREFKFQDQEKPEYEGAAELISCISFDAPLDPCAEPLRGNESLHESEEHAKESLIVEPAYSTVNEDSPEYLSVDAPNAQLVEQVDKAALLPAEGQLNEEVGQPAIAEDTVNKPVIEERDREGSTNNEELLELEEAEHQTGEIPLEKLDLVLEECKSDTLIPQAVETPSEQELILEEEHQNYQPQLPCEDFLSSKADDYLSTPKTEEQDWSPLKTEAELLALATPEAELLAPATPEAELLAPATPEAELLAPATPEAELLVPATPEAELLAPATPEAELLVPATPEAELLAPATPEAELLALATPESELLSPATPEAEVLTPDTPEAEVLTPDTPEAEVLAPGTPKAEVLAPGTPEAEVLAPDTPEAEVLAPDTPEAEVLAPPVLISPTHEARVLSTPKTDILDENRIETLHVPEDIPAQQAELDFEEAPLEQKPSAGSPVEEPSSVAETAPEKDDEHKAVSHVEFPQDIQASLKRGYKTSDRRFGRTKSTVVPVSGVLAEPHLGRQSAESRGFLVSRAKDLHKKAHDLMENRQETFKDGGEIDSAQALMKKKKKKPKQKKNTQTKVSEFFVEDDLDLNIRAQSELQVSGSEPLGQHKSVRRKHLMREVEQIHDPLMFSTTCSSTREAIEKEAKVEASLPAQCFTNEKQDPQNIMGKNPYTIAESQYMALDAALKDKTPLDNWGSILHEPEKSLDQMEANVALTDKVLTKCPYLKHVLKEVQQPEHSETYKSTTDTKTTTCPSANLPEDPILEADMAKSQLEAANLLCDKTKKADGRLNDNWISGPSEDFKPIHNVPETGGCKPNRIGKEEQASRKDKPSVEKSDDKEDTKQETVTAVVNMAEQDQRNNNTDRTQLKQPNSSEGQAVKSVSSSQSLVQVLPESDFASVNLQGLDPDFGIIPRPSASAKWDKPKRENERRNRSLRPYSESVLNADVAAPDSILVVDNSSSQSLAPKETIFEPLGIIEKETIALEQPSPVTFEAGDNKCLGEDSFLFQRQIKNKRGKSKMKAEIKASEATDSGPHSYSEPAAVFEGSGTRKPKETVSSVGRSERGSLKRAHGAEKTTSSVLPEILGNQRKPESEIVQSNVVDSPADVVAPSKEIMAVADHAVKEKEHDTQLAESLNVKPDIFTTFPKVQNIDQICKLDKSEHLDLPKHLNDDISILTAVSADINIKDIVTPEIKDKSTLQKDLKTSVDKPDTLYSLVARSLDNIDSKNELPNLGQENKIRSHGKTAHLTEVAVVACPDDKCKTSKLKEQNNIEVQKSDGENLSKLEESENWVVDLSGSNLLAVDNKSVATSLIDFHPEASLEATTGMLEGSIAAPICSEKCIVEEKLGHLDLSSLSQPLEKEQPSLLLPTESITEPHLPEDELSLVASLEKGPSKTEREKLLDESPASPPKPSHSGEIVKEVSKIKTESVPVTVKKEKTPPPSEKLLKNIPSKFEETVKASEPLKGYMRPTKARGFVSTLPKPPSSDTEKQRHLKDIHLVQQRPDKATPETVEPAAAATESEKTSPPSKKLPPSPERKAKTSAATPSKTPLSKSKVTGAAAAPSPKKPVSATPTQKKSASPAPASTTTPKRPLSSVSRLTSATPKDSKPKTLDLKSPVKSPDKKPAVPKQTPTSTTPRASVKASPVASKGSTTTAAAAPTTASTAPKSAVTPKRPTAPKNDVKPAEVKRIPSTKSPTEASRPKSVPADLTKANGPAAAPTRPRTTKPAVPKTTGASSTAVEAKKLPSARTAPLSKPSAAPLSKTSTAPLSKTTAAPKQPRPATVPDLKNIRSKIGSTDNIKHQPGGGKQVDKKPVPISTARKPVPPAVPKTATAAKSTDTKETAQKQSNGKVQIVSKKLNYSHVQSKCGSKDNIKHVPGGGNVQILNKKIEMSKVSSKCGTKPSMKHKPGAAEANIGNSIKEEAAKTTQEESVKVEESQNTGEQVVPSQNGDPVTPTEFPKQEAQENGVGERSPAEGDNERESFSTLIPETSV
- the map4.S gene encoding uncharacterized protein map4.S isoform X7 — protein: MADLGHNFSLQDALTDGPAETEPEVKQDFITSLENEKFEDEVGETCDKSNYVPLLDDDDIKEPKNKLEHSAAPHESIMENGEHNLGENEVTDPFRSNHNENVLLDLPPFDTTNRPALLEHFEAEGTVSELNPFEEGWLTDSNSKTEGTDTPSEDISEITTGHTPSDCSIRVPLPLTQSDNMAGIWQPTAEEQLALSPHHPAEPYRSPEEATLLLPEGQASFDTYLHEGSREFKFQDQEKPEYEGAAELISCISFDAPLDPCAEPLRGNESLHESEEHAKESLIVEPAYSTVNEDSPEYLSVDAPNAQLVEQVDKAALLPAEGQLNEEVGQPAIAEDTVNKPVIEERDREGSTNNEELLELEEAEHQTGEIPLEKLDLVLEECKSDTLIPQAVETPSEQELILEEEHQNYQPQLPCEDFLSSKADDYLSTPKTEEQDWSPLKTEAELLALATPEAELLAPATPEAELLAPATPEAELLAPATPEAELLVPATPEAELLAPATPEAELLVPATPEAELLAPATPEAELLALATPESELLSPATPEAEVLTPDTPEAEVLTPDTPEAEVLAPGTPKAEVLAPGTPEAEVLAPDTPEAEVLAPDTPEAEVLAPPVLISPTHEARVLSTPKTDILDENRIETLHVPEDIPAQQAELDFEEAPLEQKPSAGSPVEEPSSVAETAPEKDDEHKAVSHVEFPQDIQASLKRGYKTSDRRFGRTKSTVVPVSGVLAEPHLGRQSAESRGFLVSRAKDLHKKAHDLMENRQETFKDGGEIDSAQALMKKKKKKPKQKKNTQTKVSEFFVEDDLDLNIRAQSELQVSGSEPLGQHKSVRRKHLMREVEQIHDPLMFSTTCSSTREAIEKEAKVEASLPAQCFTNEKQDPQNIMGKNPYTIAESQYMALDAALKDKTPLDNWGSILHEPEKSLDQMEANVALTDKVLTKCPYLKHVLKEVQQPEHSETYKSTTDTKTTTCPSANLPEDPILEADMAKSQLEAANLLCDKTKKADGRLNDNWISGPSEDFKPIHNVPETGGCKPNRIGKEEQASRKDKPSVEKSDDKEDTKQETVTAVVNMAEQDQRNNNTDRTQLKQPNSSEGQAVKSVSSSQSLVQVLPESDFASVNLQGLDPDFGIIPRPSASAKWDKPKRENERRNRSLRPYSESVLNADVAAPDSILVVDNSSSQSLAPKETIFEPLGIIEKETIALEQPSPVTFEAGDNKCLGEDSFLFQRQIKNKRGKSKMKAEIKASEATDSGPHSYSEPAAVFEGSGTRKPKETVSSVGRSERGSLKRAHGAEKTTSSVLPEILGNQRKPESEIVQSNVVDSPADVVAPSKEIMAVADHAVKEKEHDTQLAESLNVKPDIFTTFPKVQNIDQICKLDKSEHLDLPKHLNDDISILTAVSADINIKDIVTPEIKDKSTLQKDLKTSVDKPDTLYSLVARSLDNIDSKNELPNLGQENKIRSHGKTAHLTEVAVVACPDDKCKTSKLKEQNNIEVQKSDGENLSKLEESENWVVDLSGSNLLAVDNKSVATSLIDFHPEASLEATTGMLEGSIAAPICSEKCIVEEKLGHLDLSSLSQPLEKEQPSLLLPTESITEPHLPEDELSLVASLEKGPSKTEREKLLDESPASPPKPSHSGEIVKEVSKIKTESVPVTVKKEKTPPPSEKLLKNIPSKFEETVKASEPLKGYMRPTKARGFVSTLPKPPSSDTEKQRHLKDIHLVQQRPDKATPETVEPAAAATESEKTSPPSKKLPPSPERKAKTLDLKSPVKSPDKKPAVPKQTPTSTTPRASVKASPVASKGSTTTAAAAPTTASTAPKSAVTPKRPTAPKNDVKPAEVKRIPSTKSPTEASRPKSVPADLTKANGPAAAPTRPRTTKPAVPKTTGASSTAVEAKKLPSARTAPLSKPSAAPLSKTSTAPLSKTTAAPKQPRPATVPDLKNIRSKIGSTDNIKHQPGGGKQVDKKPVPISTARKPVPPAVPKTATAAKSTDTKETAQKQSNGKVQIVSKKLNYSHVQSKCGSKDNIKHVPGGGNVTNAAKPATGGTRPQASGAHKPASANVQILNKKIEMSKVSSKCGTKPSMKHKPGAAEANIGNSIKEEAAKTTQEESVKVEESQNTGEQVVPSQNGDPVTPTEFPKQEAQENGVGERSPAEGDNERESFSTLIPETSV